From a region of the Natator depressus isolate rNatDep1 chromosome 15, rNatDep2.hap1, whole genome shotgun sequence genome:
- the ASPHD2 gene encoding aspartate beta-hydroxylase domain-containing protein 2 isoform X3, with the protein MVWVPLRTARTDHLALLYTSKNSFTKMSLEWLMDWSWSLDGLREFIATGIQSFRDCDTTALTAVACLLVLFVWYCYHVGREQPRTYVTVNSLMQSSDANSLQNGYAYCHSPECVRCTRNDGLNQKLYHNLQEYAKRYSWSGMGRIHKGIREQGRYLNSRPSIQKPEVFFLPDLPTMPYFSRDAQKHDVELLERNFQTILCEFETLYKAFSNCSLPQGWKMNSTPSGEWFTFYLVNQGTCVPKNCRKCPRTYRLLGSLRTCIGNNVFGNACISVLTPGTVIGEHYGPTNIRIRCHLGLKTPGNCELVVGGEPQCWAEGRCLLFDDSFLHTAFHEGSPEEGPRVIFMVDLWHPNVAAAERQALDFIFAPGR; encoded by the exons ATGGTGTGGGTGCCTTTAAGAACCGCAAGGACTGATCACCTGGCCCTTTTATACACCTCTAAGAACAGCTTCACAAAAATGTCTTTGGAGTGGCTGATGGACTGGAGCTGGTCACTGGATGGACTCCGGGAATTTATAGCTACAGGGATCCAGTCCTTCCGGGATTGTGACACCACTGCACTcactgctgttgcttgcctcttGGTCCTGTTTGTTTGGTACTGTTACCACGTTGGCAGGGAGCAGCCCCGCACATATGTCACTGTGAATTCCCTCATGCAGAGCTCCGATGCCAATAGCTTACAGAACGGGTACGCTTACTGCCACTCCCCCGAGTGCGTGCGCTGCACACGTAATGACGGGCTTAACCAGAAACTCTATCACAATCTGCAGGAATATGCCAAGCGCTACTCCTGGTCCGGCATGGGCAGGATCCACAAGGGCATCCGAGAGCAAGGGCGCTACCTAAACAGCCGACCATCCATCCAGAAGCCAGAAGTCTTCTTCTTACCAGACTTACCGACAATGCCCTACTTCTCACGGGATGCTCAAAAACACGACGTGGAGTTACTGGAACGCAACTTCCAGACCATCCTGTGCGAATTTGAGACCCTCTACAAAGCTTTCTCAAACTGCAGCCTCCCGCAAGGATGGAAAATGAACAGCACGCCCAGCGGGGAGTGGTTCACCTTTTATCTGGTGAACCAGGGCACGTGCGTTCCCAAGAACTGCAGGAAATGCCCACGGACGTATCGCTTACTTGGGAGCCTCCGCACCTGCATTGGCAACAATGTCTTTGGGAACGCGTGCATCTCTGTGCTGACCCCTGGCACGGTCATTGGGGAGCATTATGGACCAACCAACATCCGCATACGATGCCATTTAG GTCTGAAGACTCCCGGCAACTGCGAGCTGGTGGTGGGTGGCGAGCCCCAGTGCTGGGCTGAAGGCCGATGCCTCCTGTTTGACGATTCCTTTCTGCACACTGCATTTCACGAAG GTTCCCCCGAAGAGGGCCCTCGTGTGATCTTTATGGTGGATTTGTGGCACCCGAATGTTGCAGCTGCCGAGCGCCAAGCCCTTGATTTTATCTTTGCTCCAGGACGATGA
- the ASPHD2 gene encoding aspartate beta-hydroxylase domain-containing protein 2 isoform X1, producing MVWVPLRTARTDHLALLYTSKNSFTKMSLEWLMDWSWSLDGLREFIATGIQSFRDCDTTALTAVACLLVLFVWYCYHVGREQPRTYVTVNSLMQSSDANSLQNGYAYCHSPECVRCTRNDGLNQKLYHNLQEYAKRYSWSGMGRIHKGIREQGRYLNSRPSIQKPEVFFLPDLPTMPYFSRDAQKHDVELLERNFQTILCEFETLYKAFSNCSLPQGWKMNSTPSGEWFTFYLVNQGTCVPKNCRKCPRTYRLLGSLRTCIGNNVFGNACISVLTPGTVIGEHYGPTNIRIRCHLGLKTPGNCELVVGGEPQCWAEGRCLLFDDSFLHTAFHEGR from the exons ATGGTGTGGGTGCCTTTAAGAACCGCAAGGACTGATCACCTGGCCCTTTTATACACCTCTAAGAACAGCTTCACAAAAATGTCTTTGGAGTGGCTGATGGACTGGAGCTGGTCACTGGATGGACTCCGGGAATTTATAGCTACAGGGATCCAGTCCTTCCGGGATTGTGACACCACTGCACTcactgctgttgcttgcctcttGGTCCTGTTTGTTTGGTACTGTTACCACGTTGGCAGGGAGCAGCCCCGCACATATGTCACTGTGAATTCCCTCATGCAGAGCTCCGATGCCAATAGCTTACAGAACGGGTACGCTTACTGCCACTCCCCCGAGTGCGTGCGCTGCACACGTAATGACGGGCTTAACCAGAAACTCTATCACAATCTGCAGGAATATGCCAAGCGCTACTCCTGGTCCGGCATGGGCAGGATCCACAAGGGCATCCGAGAGCAAGGGCGCTACCTAAACAGCCGACCATCCATCCAGAAGCCAGAAGTCTTCTTCTTACCAGACTTACCGACAATGCCCTACTTCTCACGGGATGCTCAAAAACACGACGTGGAGTTACTGGAACGCAACTTCCAGACCATCCTGTGCGAATTTGAGACCCTCTACAAAGCTTTCTCAAACTGCAGCCTCCCGCAAGGATGGAAAATGAACAGCACGCCCAGCGGGGAGTGGTTCACCTTTTATCTGGTGAACCAGGGCACGTGCGTTCCCAAGAACTGCAGGAAATGCCCACGGACGTATCGCTTACTTGGGAGCCTCCGCACCTGCATTGGCAACAATGTCTTTGGGAACGCGTGCATCTCTGTGCTGACCCCTGGCACGGTCATTGGGGAGCATTATGGACCAACCAACATCCGCATACGATGCCATTTAG GTCTGAAGACTCCCGGCAACTGCGAGCTGGTGGTGGGTGGCGAGCCCCAGTGCTGGGCTGAAGGCCGATGCCTCCTGTTTGACGATTCCTTTCTGCACACTGCATTTCACGAAG GACGATGA
- the ASPHD2 gene encoding aspartate beta-hydroxylase domain-containing protein 2 isoform X2 — MQCLQASREQEYAKRYSWSGMGRIHKGIREQGRYLNSRPSIQKPEVFFLPDLPTMPYFSRDAQKHDVELLERNFQTILCEFETLYKAFSNCSLPQGWKMNSTPSGEWFTFYLVNQGTCVPKNCRKCPRTYRLLGSLRTCIGNNVFGNACISVLTPGTVIGEHYGPTNIRIRCHLGLKTPGNCELVVGGEPQCWAEGRCLLFDDSFLHTAFHEGSPEEGPRVIFMVDLWHPNVAAAERQALDFIFAPGR; from the exons ATGCAGTGCTTACAAGCGTCCAGGGAACAG GAATATGCCAAGCGCTACTCCTGGTCCGGCATGGGCAGGATCCACAAGGGCATCCGAGAGCAAGGGCGCTACCTAAACAGCCGACCATCCATCCAGAAGCCAGAAGTCTTCTTCTTACCAGACTTACCGACAATGCCCTACTTCTCACGGGATGCTCAAAAACACGACGTGGAGTTACTGGAACGCAACTTCCAGACCATCCTGTGCGAATTTGAGACCCTCTACAAAGCTTTCTCAAACTGCAGCCTCCCGCAAGGATGGAAAATGAACAGCACGCCCAGCGGGGAGTGGTTCACCTTTTATCTGGTGAACCAGGGCACGTGCGTTCCCAAGAACTGCAGGAAATGCCCACGGACGTATCGCTTACTTGGGAGCCTCCGCACCTGCATTGGCAACAATGTCTTTGGGAACGCGTGCATCTCTGTGCTGACCCCTGGCACGGTCATTGGGGAGCATTATGGACCAACCAACATCCGCATACGATGCCATTTAG GTCTGAAGACTCCCGGCAACTGCGAGCTGGTGGTGGGTGGCGAGCCCCAGTGCTGGGCTGAAGGCCGATGCCTCCTGTTTGACGATTCCTTTCTGCACACTGCATTTCACGAAG GTTCCCCCGAAGAGGGCCCTCGTGTGATCTTTATGGTGGATTTGTGGCACCCGAATGTTGCAGCTGCCGAGCGCCAAGCCCTTGATTTTATCTTTGCTCCAGGACGATGA